In Triticum aestivum cultivar Chinese Spring chromosome 5B, IWGSC CS RefSeq v2.1, whole genome shotgun sequence, the following proteins share a genomic window:
- the LOC123115287 gene encoding uncharacterized protein, whose translation MPPAPALPDELLEEIFLRFPPDEPEHLVRASLACKLWLGLLSSARFRGLYRDFHGAPPMLGFLYNWIFNRGSKEDDPVANFVPTAKFGALISAADGWDRGYAPWDCRHGRVLLGNYTGLVVWDPMTGRRMKLEAPVGYVGAAVLCAVRGCDHRACHEGPFQVVFIGLDTNDDDGDCVAHAYVSSPMPAEWSDLGSDSLFDGWSKPCSGLHLITADPFIDSLPPVHVENALHFMLRYDDKRVGILKYDLSSNCLSLIDAPLTGSAIVGPAILMAMEDGGLGLAHLDGLILHLWSRQIDSNGVASWTQRKVIDLKELLPIQNPKKRISVIGSVEGHDIIFVTVDLGICEINLKTLRWKKIWKREKFRSLIPYMSFYNRQGISICPFLL comes from the coding sequence atgccgccggcgccggcgctgccGGATGAGCTTCTCGAGGAGATCTTCCTCCGCTTCCCGCCGGACGAGCCCGAGCacctcgtgcgcgcctccctcgcCTGCAAGCTCTGGCTCGGCCTCCTCTCCAGCGCCCGCTTCCGCGGCCTCTACCGCGACTTCCATGGAGCTCCCCCCATGCTGGGATTCCTTTACAACTGGATCTTTAACCGCGGCTCCAAGGAGGATGACCCCGTGGCAAACTTCGTCCCCACCGCGAAATTCGGCGCACTCATCTCCGCCGCCGATGGCTGGGACCGTGGGTACGCTCCGTGGGACTGCCGCCATGGCCGCGTCCTCCTTGGGAACTACACGGGGCTCGTCGTTTGGGACCCCATGACAGGCCGCCGGATGAAGCTGGAAGCGCCTGTTGGCTATGTTGGCGCGGCGGTGCTCTGCGCTGTGAGGGGCTGTGACCACCGTGCATGCCATGAGGGCCCCTTCCAGGTGGTCTTCATCGGCCTGGACACGaacgatgatgatggtgattgtGTTGCACATGCGTATGTGTCCTCGCCCATGCCGGCCGAGTGGAGTGACTTGGGTTCTGATTCTCTTTTTGATGGATGGAGCAAGCCGTGCTCTGGTCTTCATCTTATTACGGCCGATCCATTCATCGATTCACTGCCCCCTGTCCACGTCGAAAACGCACTTCACTTCATGCTTAGGTATGATGATAAGCGTGTAGGGATTCTTAAGTATGACTTGAGCTCTAATTGCTTATCACTGATTGATGCGCCGCTTACCGGGTCGGCCATTGTTGGTCCTGCTATCCTCATGGCAATGGAGGATGGCGGCTTGGGGTTGGCACACTTGGACGGGTTAATCCTCCACCTATGGTCAAGACAGATAGATTCCAATGGAGTTGCGTCATGGACTCAGCGTAAAGTCATCGATCTCAAGGAACTTCTCCCCATTCAAAATCCCAAGAAAAGAATTAGCGTTATTGGGTCTGTGGAGGGCCATGATATCATTTTTGTGACCGTAGATCTTGGCATCTGCGAGATTAATTTGAAGACACTACGGTGGAAGAAGATATGGAAGAGAGAAAAATTCCGTTCTTTGATTCCATACATGAGCTTCTACAACCGACAAGGTATATCTATATGTCCGTTTCTTCTGTGA
- the LOC123117672 gene encoding uncharacterized protein codes for MPPPVLPDELLEEVFFRLPPDEPEHLLCASLVSKVWLGLLSAPRFRARYRDFHGAPPMLGFLCSLRSNSVHEAEDNIPHFLPTTKFRARIPDDDWGCWGYTAWDCRHGRVLLGDQSYQPVPLVVWDPMTGCRRELDSPDQLRRSYGAAVFCAVAGCDHRACHAGPFQVLYIGVDTIEDGEYVARACLSLPVTGDWSKPCSGSRFNKWNEPCSALHLGPIAFWDELSPVFVQDALHFKLVYYLDNHIAILKYDLGSNCLSLIDAPLAGSILLNASILVAMEDGRLGFANVDMLTIHLWSRQRGSDGIASWTQRTVININNLLPIHNPNKILRLIGSVEGRDIIFVAMGLDIYGINLKTLRWKKLQKRKKLCGLILYMSFYNPQERVIPGDAAH; via the exons ATGCCGCCGCCGGTGCTGCCGGACGAGCtcctcgaggaggtcttcttccgCCTCCCGCCGGACGAGCCCGAGCATCTCCTGTGCGCCTCCCTCGTCAGCAAGGTCTGGCTCGGCCTCCTCTCTGCCCCTCGCTTCCGTGCTCGCTACCGCGACTTCCATGGAGCTCCCCCAATGCTAGGTTTCCTGTGTTCCCTTCGATCGAACTCCGTCCATGAGGCGGAAGACAACATCCCACACTTCCTTCCCACCACGAAATTCCGCGCGCGCATACCCGACGACGACTGGGGGTGCTGGGGCTACACTGCGTGGGACTGCCGCCATGGCCGCGTTCTCCTCGGCGACCAGTCTTACCAACCCGTCCCGCTCGTCGTTTGGGACCCCATGACGGGCTGCCGGAGGGAGCTGGACTCGCCCGACCAGTTGCGCAGAAGCTATGGGGCAGCGGTGTTCTGCGCCGTGGCCGGCTGTGACCACCGTGCGTGCCATGCAGGCCCCTTCCAGGTGCTCTACATCGGTGTGGACACGATTGAAGATGGTGAATATGTTGCGCGCGCGTGCTTGTCCTTGCCGGTGACCGGTGATTGGAGCAAGCCATGCTCTGGTTCTCGTTTTAATAAGTGGAACGAGCCGTGCTCAGCTCTTCATCTTGGACCCATTGCATTTTGGGACGAACTGTCCCCTGTCTTCGTCCAAGACGCACTGCACTTCAAGCTCGTGTATTACCTAGATAATCACATAGCAATTCTTAAGTATGACTTGGGATCTAACTGCTTATCATTGATTGATGCGCCGTTGGCGGGGTCTATCCTTCTCAATGCCTCTATCCTCGTGGCGATGGAGGATGGCAGATTGGGGTTTGCGAATGTGGACATGTTGACCATCCACTTGTGGTCAAGACAAAGGGGTTCCGATGGAATTGCGTCATGGACTCAGCGTACAGTCATCAATATTAATAACCTTCTCCCCATTCATAATCCCAATAAGATTCTTAGACTGATTGGGTCTGTGGAGGGCAGAGATATCATTTTCGTGGCCATGGGCCTTGACATCTACGGGATTAATCTCAAGACATTACGGTGGAAGAAGCTACAGAAGAGAAAAAAGCTTTGTGGTTTGATTCTGTACATGAGTTTCTACAATCCACAAG AAAGAGTGATCCCCGGTGATGCGGCGCATTGA